In Pseudophryne corroboree isolate aPseCor3 chromosome 3, aPseCor3.hap2, whole genome shotgun sequence, a genomic segment contains:
- the LOC135054648 gene encoding zinc finger protein 268-like isoform X1, with amino-acid sequence MKAEDIEGEEETYVTDMKAEDIEGEEETYVTDMKAKDIEGEEEMYVRGDQKCKEEEIPTDISTADGGTSRNSLEGDLILSADSKIEDNLTQDSPGDIPSTLTTHPVPHSADTSSDPSNRDDCSSNTSDFVKHRAAHTRDKIFPCSECGKSFTFKSRLVTHQKSHTGEKPFPCSECGKSFIHKSQLLIHQRSHTGEKPFTCSECGKSFIHKSQLVIHQRSHTGENPFPCSECGKSCAGKSQLVTHQRSHTGENPFPCSECGKSFPLKSQLVIHQRSHTGEKPFPCSDCGKSFILKSQLVIHQRSHTGEKPFSCSECGKSFARKSQLVIHQRSHTGEKPFPCSECAKSFAHKSHLVRHRRSHAGEKAFPCSQCGKSFPLKSHLARHQISHTGANPFPCSECEKSFPFKSRLVTHLRSHTGEKPFPCSECGIRFPLKSQLVIHQRSHTGEKPFPCSECEKCFLCKAELVRHQRHHTGEKPFPCSECGKGFAHKSQLLIHQRTHTGEKPFICSECGKSFSHKSQLITHQRNHTGEKPFPCSECGKTFSLKSQLVIHQRTHTGEKPFICSECGKCFSHKSQLITHQRSHTGEKPFPCSECGKTFSLKSQLVIHQRSHTGEKPFICSECGKSFTLKSQLVIHQRSHTGEKPFSCSYCGKSFILKSQLVIHQRSHTGEKPFSCSECGKSFARKSQLVIHQRSHTGEKPFPCSECAKSFAHKSHLVRHRRSHAGEKAFPCSQCGKCFSGKSYLDKHQKSHGNKAFL; translated from the exons ATGAAGgccgaagatatagagggagaagaagagacctatgtgactgatatgaaggcagaagatatagagggagaagaagagacgtatgtgactgatatgaaggcaaaagatatagagggagaagaagagatgtatgtgaggggagatcagaagtgtaaggaggaggaaatccctacagatatcagcacag CAGATGGAGGCACAAGCAGGAATTCCTTGGAGGGAGATCTCATCTTGTCTGCAGATAGTAAAATAGAAGATAACCtcacacaggattctccaggagacatcCCCAGTACTCTAACTACACATCCAGTACCTCACAGTGCTGATACTTCATCTGATCCCTCTAATCGCGATGACTGTTCATCTAATACCTCTGATTTTGTTAAACATCGTGCAGCTCATACACGTGATAAAATAtttccctgttctgagtgtgggaaaagttttacattcaaatcacgtcttgttacacatcagaaaagtcacacaggtgagaaaccatttccatgctctgagtgtgggaaaagttttatacacaaatcacagcttcttatacatcagagaagtcacacaggtgagaaaccatttacatgctctgagtgtgggaaaagttttatacacaaatcacagcttgttatacatcagagaagtcacacaggtgagaacccatttccatgctctgagtgtgggaaaagttgtgcaggcaaatcacagcttgttacacatcagagaagtcacacaggtgagaacccatttccatgctctgagtgtgggaaaagttttccactcaaatcacagcttgttatacatcagagaagtcacacaggtgagaaaccatttccatgctctgattgtgggaaaagttttatactcaaatcacagcttgttatacatcagagaagtcacacaggtgagaaaccattttcatgctctgagtgtgggaaaagttttgcacgcaaatcacagcttgttatacatcagagaagtcacacaggtgagaaaccatttccatgctctgagtgtgcgaaaagttttgcacacaaatcacatcttgttagacatcggaGAAGTCACGCAGGTGAGAAAGCATTTCCATGCTctcagtgtgggaaaagttttccaCTCAAATCACATCTTGCTAgacatcagataagtcacacaggtgcaaacccatttccatgctctgagtgtgagaaaagTTTTCCATTCAAATCACGGCTTGTTACACatctgagaagtcacacaggtgagaaaccatttccttgctctgagtgtgggatacgttttccactcaaatcacagcttgttatacatcagagaagtcacacaggtgagaagccatttccatgctctgagtgtgagaaatgttttctgtgtaaagcagaacttgttagacatcagagacatcacacaggtgagaaaccatttccttgctctgagtgtgggaaaggttttgcacacaaatcacagctTCTTatccatcagagaactcacacaggtgagaaaccatttatatgctctgagtgtgggaaaagtttttcaCACAAATCAcagcttattacacatcagagaaatcacacaggtgagaaaccatttccatgctctgagtgtgggaaaacttTTTCactcaaatcacagcttgttattcaccagagaactcacacaggtgagaaaccatttatatgctctgagtgtgggaaatgtttttcacacaaatcacagcttattacacatcagagaagtcacacaggtgagaaaccatttccatgctctgagtgtgggaaaacttTTTCactcaaatcacagcttgttatacatcagagaagccacacaggtgagaaaccatttatatgctctgagtgtgggaaaagttttacactcaaatcacagcttgttatacatcagagaagtcacacaggtgagaaaccattttcatgctcttattgtgggaaaagttttatactcaaatcacagcttgttatacatcagagaagtcacacaggtgagaaaccattttcatgctctgagtgtgggaaaagttttgcacgcaaatcacagcttgttatacatcagagaagtcacacaggtgagaaaccatttccatgctctgagtgtgcgaaaagttttgcacacaaatcacatcttgttagacatcggaGAAGTCACGCAGGTGAGAAAGCATTTCCAtgctctcagtgtgggaaatgtttttcaggcAAATCGTATCTAGATAAACATCAGAAATCACACGGGAATAAAGCATTCCTATGA
- the LOC135054648 gene encoding zinc finger protein 268-like isoform X2 has protein sequence MKAEDIEGEEETYVTDMKAEDIEGEEETYVTDMKAKDIEGEEEMYVRGDQKCKEEEIPTDISTDGGTSRNSLEGDLILSADSKIEDNLTQDSPGDIPSTLTTHPVPHSADTSSDPSNRDDCSSNTSDFVKHRAAHTRDKIFPCSECGKSFTFKSRLVTHQKSHTGEKPFPCSECGKSFIHKSQLLIHQRSHTGEKPFTCSECGKSFIHKSQLVIHQRSHTGENPFPCSECGKSCAGKSQLVTHQRSHTGENPFPCSECGKSFPLKSQLVIHQRSHTGEKPFPCSDCGKSFILKSQLVIHQRSHTGEKPFSCSECGKSFARKSQLVIHQRSHTGEKPFPCSECAKSFAHKSHLVRHRRSHAGEKAFPCSQCGKSFPLKSHLARHQISHTGANPFPCSECEKSFPFKSRLVTHLRSHTGEKPFPCSECGIRFPLKSQLVIHQRSHTGEKPFPCSECEKCFLCKAELVRHQRHHTGEKPFPCSECGKGFAHKSQLLIHQRTHTGEKPFICSECGKSFSHKSQLITHQRNHTGEKPFPCSECGKTFSLKSQLVIHQRTHTGEKPFICSECGKCFSHKSQLITHQRSHTGEKPFPCSECGKTFSLKSQLVIHQRSHTGEKPFICSECGKSFTLKSQLVIHQRSHTGEKPFSCSYCGKSFILKSQLVIHQRSHTGEKPFSCSECGKSFARKSQLVIHQRSHTGEKPFPCSECAKSFAHKSHLVRHRRSHAGEKAFPCSQCGKCFSGKSYLDKHQKSHGNKAFL, from the exons ATGAAGgccgaagatatagagggagaagaagagacctatgtgactgatatgaaggcagaagatatagagggagaagaagagacgtatgtgactgatatgaaggcaaaagatatagagggagaagaagagatgtatgtgaggggagatcagaagtgtaaggaggaggaaatccctacagatatcagcacag ATGGAGGCACAAGCAGGAATTCCTTGGAGGGAGATCTCATCTTGTCTGCAGATAGTAAAATAGAAGATAACCtcacacaggattctccaggagacatcCCCAGTACTCTAACTACACATCCAGTACCTCACAGTGCTGATACTTCATCTGATCCCTCTAATCGCGATGACTGTTCATCTAATACCTCTGATTTTGTTAAACATCGTGCAGCTCATACACGTGATAAAATAtttccctgttctgagtgtgggaaaagttttacattcaaatcacgtcttgttacacatcagaaaagtcacacaggtgagaaaccatttccatgctctgagtgtgggaaaagttttatacacaaatcacagcttcttatacatcagagaagtcacacaggtgagaaaccatttacatgctctgagtgtgggaaaagttttatacacaaatcacagcttgttatacatcagagaagtcacacaggtgagaacccatttccatgctctgagtgtgggaaaagttgtgcaggcaaatcacagcttgttacacatcagagaagtcacacaggtgagaacccatttccatgctctgagtgtgggaaaagttttccactcaaatcacagcttgttatacatcagagaagtcacacaggtgagaaaccatttccatgctctgattgtgggaaaagttttatactcaaatcacagcttgttatacatcagagaagtcacacaggtgagaaaccattttcatgctctgagtgtgggaaaagttttgcacgcaaatcacagcttgttatacatcagagaagtcacacaggtgagaaaccatttccatgctctgagtgtgcgaaaagttttgcacacaaatcacatcttgttagacatcggaGAAGTCACGCAGGTGAGAAAGCATTTCCATGCTctcagtgtgggaaaagttttccaCTCAAATCACATCTTGCTAgacatcagataagtcacacaggtgcaaacccatttccatgctctgagtgtgagaaaagTTTTCCATTCAAATCACGGCTTGTTACACatctgagaagtcacacaggtgagaaaccatttccttgctctgagtgtgggatacgttttccactcaaatcacagcttgttatacatcagagaagtcacacaggtgagaagccatttccatgctctgagtgtgagaaatgttttctgtgtaaagcagaacttgttagacatcagagacatcacacaggtgagaaaccatttccttgctctgagtgtgggaaaggttttgcacacaaatcacagctTCTTatccatcagagaactcacacaggtgagaaaccatttatatgctctgagtgtgggaaaagtttttcaCACAAATCAcagcttattacacatcagagaaatcacacaggtgagaaaccatttccatgctctgagtgtgggaaaacttTTTCactcaaatcacagcttgttattcaccagagaactcacacaggtgagaaaccatttatatgctctgagtgtgggaaatgtttttcacacaaatcacagcttattacacatcagagaagtcacacaggtgagaaaccatttccatgctctgagtgtgggaaaacttTTTCactcaaatcacagcttgttatacatcagagaagccacacaggtgagaaaccatttatatgctctgagtgtgggaaaagttttacactcaaatcacagcttgttatacatcagagaagtcacacaggtgagaaaccattttcatgctcttattgtgggaaaagttttatactcaaatcacagcttgttatacatcagagaagtcacacaggtgagaaaccattttcatgctctgagtgtgggaaaagttttgcacgcaaatcacagcttgttatacatcagagaagtcacacaggtgagaaaccatttccatgctctgagtgtgcgaaaagttttgcacacaaatcacatcttgttagacatcggaGAAGTCACGCAGGTGAGAAAGCATTTCCAtgctctcagtgtgggaaatgtttttcaggcAAATCGTATCTAGATAAACATCAGAAATCACACGGGAATAAAGCATTCCTATGA